A window of Malania oleifera isolate guangnan ecotype guangnan chromosome 5, ASM2987363v1, whole genome shotgun sequence contains these coding sequences:
- the LOC131155359 gene encoding probable alkaline/neutral invertase B isoform X1: MSTQSGDLSQNGNLRNIDTLCTLDEIEECDLSRLLGKPRPLNMERQRSYDERSLSELSIGLSPRHSLRNAENSSRAMDHLDNVFSPGRRSGFNTPRSLMGFDPHPMVAEAWDALRRSLVFFRGRPVGTIAALDSSDENLNYDQVFVRDFVPSAFAFLMNGEPEIVKNFILKTLRLQSWEKKIDRFQLGEGVMPASFKVLHDPVRNYETLMADFGESAIGRVAPVDSGFWWIILLRAYTKSTGDSSLADLPECQKGMRLILSLCLSEGFDTFPTLLCADGCCMIDRRMGVYGYPIEIQTLFFMALRCASLLLKQDVEGKEFVERIAKRLHALTFHMRSYFWLDLKQLNDIYRYKTEEYSHTAVNKFNVIPDSLPEWIFDFMPSRGGYFIGNVSPARMDFRWFCLGNCIAILSSLATPEQATAIMDLIESRWEELVGEMPLKVCYPAIEGHEWRIITGCDPKNTRWSYHNGGSWPVLLWLLTAACIKTGRPQIARRAIELAEAKLLKDNWPEYYDGKLGRYIGKQARKSQTWSIAGYLVAKMMLEDPSHVGMVSIEEDRQMKPLMKRSASWTA, encoded by the exons ATGTCTACCCAATCCGGAGACCTGTCCCAGAATGGAAACCTTAGGAATATTGATACTCTTTGTACTCTTGATGAAATCGAAGAGTGTGACTTATCGAGGCTTTTGGGGAAGCCACGACCTCTAAATATGGAACGACAGAGGTCATACGATGAGAGGTCGCTCAGTGAATTATCCATTGGGCTGTCCCCTCGTCACTCCTTGCGGAATGCGGAGAATTCTTCTCGAGCAATGGACCATCTCGATAATGTATTTTCTCCGGGTAGAAGGTCTGGGTTTAATACACCAAGGTCACTAATGGGTTTTGATCCGCATCCGATGGTTGCTGAAGCTTGGGATGCTTTGAGGCGTTCTTTGGTGTTTTTCCGTGGTCGACCAGTGGGGACTATTGCTGCACTAGACAGTTCTGATGAGAATCTTAACTATGATCAG GTGTTTGTGAGAGATTTTGTCCCCAGTGCATTTGCTTTTCTGATGAATGGGGAGCCAGAAATcgtcaagaattttattttaaagaCTCTTCGACTTCAGTCTTGGGAGAAAAAGATTGATCGCTTCCAGCTAGGAGAAGGAGTGATGCCAGCTAGTTTCAAGGTATTACATGACCCAGTCAGGAACTATGAAACTTTGATGGCTGATTTTGGAGAGAGTGCAATAGGAAGAGTAGCACCTGTCGATTCTGGATTTTGGTGGATTATATTGCTTCGCGCATACACAAAATCGACAGGAGACTCTTCCTTGGCTGATTTACCTGAATGCCAAAAGGGTATGCGGCTTATTCTAAGTTTATGCCTTTCTGAGGGGTTTGACACATTCCCAACACTTCTCTGTGCCGATGGATGCTGTATGATTGATCGTAGAATG GGTGTTTATGGGTATCCCATTGAGATACAAACCCTTTTCTTTATGGCTTTAAGATGTGCTTCGCTTTTGCTTAAGCAAGATGTTGAAGGGAAGGAGTTTGTGGAGCGAATAGCTAAACGCCTTCATGCCTTAACCTTTCATATGAGAAGTTATTTTTGGCTTGACTTGAAGCAGCTGAACGACATATATCGATATAAAACAGAGGAGTACTCTCACACTGCAGTTAACAAGTTCAATGTAATACCTGATTCTCTTCCAGAATGGATTTTTGATTTTATGCCATCTCGTGGTGGCTATTTTATTGGGAATGTCAGCCCTGCAAGAATGGATTTTCGTTGGTTTTGCCTGGGCAATTGTATAGCAATTCTATCGTCTCTGGCAACCCCAGAACAAGCCACTGCAATTATGGATCTTATAGAATCACGGTGGGAAGAATTGGTGGGGGAAATGCCGCTAAAGGTTTGTTATCCAGCCATAGAAGGCCATGAATGGCGGATTATTACGGGATGTGACCCAAAAAATACCAGATGGAGTTACCACAATGGGGGGTCTTGGCCAG TGTTACTATGGCTCCTCACTGCTGCATGTATCAAGACTGGACGCCCACAAATTGCAAGACGGGCCATCGAACTTGCAGAAGCCAAGTTGTTAAAAGACAACTGGCCCGAATACTACGACGGGAAGCTCGGTCGATACATTGGGAAACAAGCTCGAAAATCCCAGACCTGGTCGATCGCTGGCTACTTGGTGGCAAAGATGATGCTTGAAGACCCATCTCATGTGGGTATGGTGTCCATTGAAGAGGACAGACAGATGAAACCCCTCATGAAAAGATCAGCTTCATGGACTGCCTGA
- the LOC131155359 gene encoding probable alkaline/neutral invertase B isoform X2 → MSTQSGDLSQNGNLRNIDTLCTLDEIEECDLSRLLGKPRPLNMERQRSYDERSLSELSIGLSPRHSLRNAENSSRAMDHLDNVFSPGRRSGFNTPRSLMGFDPHPMVAEAWDALRRSLVFFRGRPVGTIAALDSSDENLNYDQVFVRDFVPSAFAFLMNGEPEIVKNFILKTLRLQSWEKKIDRFQLGEGVMPASFKVLHDPVRNYETLMADFGESAIGRVAPVDSGFWWIILLRAYTKSTGDSSLADLPECQKGMRLILSLCLSEGFDTFPTLLCADGCCMIDRRMGVYGYPIEIQTLFFMALRCASLLLKQDVEGKEFVERIAKRLHALTFHMRSYFWLDLKQLNDIYRYKTEEYSHTAVNKFNVIPDSLPEWIFDFMPSRGGYFIGNVSPARMDFRWFCLGNCIAILSSLATPEQATAIMDLIESRWEELVGEMPLKVCYPAIEGHEWRIITGCDPKNTRWSYHNGGSWPGILLH, encoded by the exons ATGTCTACCCAATCCGGAGACCTGTCCCAGAATGGAAACCTTAGGAATATTGATACTCTTTGTACTCTTGATGAAATCGAAGAGTGTGACTTATCGAGGCTTTTGGGGAAGCCACGACCTCTAAATATGGAACGACAGAGGTCATACGATGAGAGGTCGCTCAGTGAATTATCCATTGGGCTGTCCCCTCGTCACTCCTTGCGGAATGCGGAGAATTCTTCTCGAGCAATGGACCATCTCGATAATGTATTTTCTCCGGGTAGAAGGTCTGGGTTTAATACACCAAGGTCACTAATGGGTTTTGATCCGCATCCGATGGTTGCTGAAGCTTGGGATGCTTTGAGGCGTTCTTTGGTGTTTTTCCGTGGTCGACCAGTGGGGACTATTGCTGCACTAGACAGTTCTGATGAGAATCTTAACTATGATCAG GTGTTTGTGAGAGATTTTGTCCCCAGTGCATTTGCTTTTCTGATGAATGGGGAGCCAGAAATcgtcaagaattttattttaaagaCTCTTCGACTTCAGTCTTGGGAGAAAAAGATTGATCGCTTCCAGCTAGGAGAAGGAGTGATGCCAGCTAGTTTCAAGGTATTACATGACCCAGTCAGGAACTATGAAACTTTGATGGCTGATTTTGGAGAGAGTGCAATAGGAAGAGTAGCACCTGTCGATTCTGGATTTTGGTGGATTATATTGCTTCGCGCATACACAAAATCGACAGGAGACTCTTCCTTGGCTGATTTACCTGAATGCCAAAAGGGTATGCGGCTTATTCTAAGTTTATGCCTTTCTGAGGGGTTTGACACATTCCCAACACTTCTCTGTGCCGATGGATGCTGTATGATTGATCGTAGAATG GGTGTTTATGGGTATCCCATTGAGATACAAACCCTTTTCTTTATGGCTTTAAGATGTGCTTCGCTTTTGCTTAAGCAAGATGTTGAAGGGAAGGAGTTTGTGGAGCGAATAGCTAAACGCCTTCATGCCTTAACCTTTCATATGAGAAGTTATTTTTGGCTTGACTTGAAGCAGCTGAACGACATATATCGATATAAAACAGAGGAGTACTCTCACACTGCAGTTAACAAGTTCAATGTAATACCTGATTCTCTTCCAGAATGGATTTTTGATTTTATGCCATCTCGTGGTGGCTATTTTATTGGGAATGTCAGCCCTGCAAGAATGGATTTTCGTTGGTTTTGCCTGGGCAATTGTATAGCAATTCTATCGTCTCTGGCAACCCCAGAACAAGCCACTGCAATTATGGATCTTATAGAATCACGGTGGGAAGAATTGGTGGGGGAAATGCCGCTAAAGGTTTGTTATCCAGCCATAGAAGGCCATGAATGGCGGATTATTACGGGATGTGACCCAAAAAATACCAGATGGAGTTACCACAATGGGGGGTCTTGGCCAGGTATACTTCTGCATTGA
- the LOC131155360 gene encoding uncharacterized protein LOC131155360 → MDGRDWSTTITNTRSNKTCISPTPFGPRYSQSPKIFSPPKHSPHSPIFHSIHLFIACVKLIDLSHALSLGFPRFLTSTPSEKEIMKAPRRPIHAVSAWVRRQPPKVKAFLAVVSGMAALVLLRLIVHDHDNLFVAAEAVHSIGICVLIYKLMKEKTCAGLSLKTQELTAIFLAVRLYCSFVMEFDIHTLLDSATLLTTLWVIYMIRFNLKSSYMEDKDNFAVYYVLIPCALLALFIHPSTSHHILNKIFWAFCVYLEAVSVLPQLRVMQNTKIVEPFTAHYVFALGVARFLSCAHWVLQVLDSRGHLLVALGYGLWPSMVLISEIVQTFILADFCYYYVKSVFGGQLVLRLPSGVV, encoded by the exons ATGGACGGTCGCGATTGGTCAACTACCATCACCAACACCAGAAGCAACAAAACGTGCATCAGTCCAACTCCATTTGGTCCCAGATACTCCCAAAGCCCCAAAATTTTCTCGCCCCCCAAACACTCTCCTCATTCCCCAATTTTCCACTCCATCCATCTATTCATCGCCTGTGTTAAACTAATCGATCTCTCGCACGCACTCTCTCTCGGTTTCCCTCGGTTTCTCACCTCTACGCCATCGGAGAAAGAAATCATGAAGGCACCGAGAAGGCCGATTCACGCGGTGTCAGCGTGGGTAAGGAGGCAGCCTCCGAAGGTGAAGGCTTTCCTGGCGGTGGTTTCCGGTATGGCGGCGCTGGTGTTGCTGCGCCTCATCGTCCACGACCACGACAACCTCTTCGTTGCCGCTGAAGCTGTTCACTCCATCGGAATCTGCGTGCTCATCTACAAGCTCATGAAGGAGAAAACTTGTGCTG GTCTCTCGCTCAAAACCCAGGAGCTAACAGCTATATTTTTAGCTGTTAGATTGTATTGCAGTTTTGTTATGGAATTTGATATACACACCTTACTGGATTCGGCTACATTGCTAACAACCCTGTGGGTTATATATATGATTCGTTTTAACTTAAAGTCTAGTTACATGGAGGACAAAGACAACTTTGCAGTTTATTATGTG TTAATACCATGTGCTCTGTTAGCTCTTTTTATTCATCCCTCAACATCGCACCATATTCTGAACAAGATTTTCTGGGCATTCTGCGTATATCTGGAAGCTGTTTCAGTGTTACCCCAATTGCGGGTCATGCAGAACACAAAG ATTGTTGAACCATTTACAGCTCATTATGTATTTGCATTGGGTGTTGCGAGGTTCTTGAGCTGTGCCCATTGGGTTCTACAG GTTTTAGATTCTCGTGGGCACTTACTGGTAGCTCTGGGCTATGGATTATGGCCTTCCATGGTTCTTATTTCTGAAATTGTCCAGACTTTCATCCTGGCAGACTTTTGTTACTATTATGTCAAGAG CGTTTTTGGAGGACAGCTTGTGCTCCGTCTTCCCTCCGGAGTGGTGTGA